Genomic window (Streptosporangium brasiliense):
GCCTGGCCGGAGACCCGGCCGTGGGCGGAGGCGCCGCCGGTCACGGCGGCACGTCGGACGTCCGCAGCGTCTTCGGCCCGCTCCGGGCCCCTTCTGGATCAGGTGTTGATCTGCAGGACCCACACCGACACGTGATCCACCCCATGGGTGTAGACGACGCGGAAGGTGTCGGTGCGCAGCTCGGATGCGCCGGGGATGCCGCCGTAGGGGCGGGCGCCCAGCGGTTCGGGCTCCTCGGTGAGGTCGAGCAGAGTGTCGATGATCGCGATGCGCAAGCCAGGGGCAGCCTGGTGCAGTGCTCTGCGGACGGCGTCGGCGAGATCGAGCGGCCGCTTCAAGATCGATCGCCGGGCGCGAGGCCGAAGTCGGCGTACAGCTCGTCGCGGCTCTCGTAGCGGTGCATGGTCGACTCACCCCGCTCGCGAGCGGCGATGGCCTCACGGACCTGGCCGGCCTCCAGCTCCTGGCGGGCCCGTAGCAGCGCCTCGTAGTCGGCTTCGGAGATGAGGACG
Coding sequences:
- a CDS encoding type II toxin-antitoxin system Phd/YefM family antitoxin; the encoded protein is MTIDSLGIAEARSQLGTLVARAVHGHQPTTISRSTSERAVLISEADYEALLRARQELEAGQVREAIAARERGESTMHRYESRDELYADFGLAPGDRS